One genomic window of Fusarium verticillioides 7600 chromosome 2, whole genome shotgun sequence includes the following:
- a CDS encoding phosphoribosylformylglycinamidine synthase yields MHHVLIGESCYTTSEVQKLVQRINDQSPVKVAKLTGSWQYYLDLETEDAAVLSSIQKILEAIEQPADAPSTGDNKNAVDIYVSPRNVSPWSSKATSIALVCDLKTVNRIERGRVIHIEFEDGFKGEEDLSFRDILHDRMTEFFSLSPPALNTMFAHGARNPLVVIDIFSDERGPLAALQDHNKQAGLGLDQPNMEYLVKQYTALGRSPNDVELFMFAQVNSEHCRHHVFNASWTIDGVSQENSLFGMIKNTHKLNPEYVISAYSDNAAGNYWAPDYSTGSWKLTREVVQPLIKVETHNHPTAISPFPGAATGSGGEIRDEGAVGRGSSPKAGLAGFWVSDLLIPGNKRPWELDIGRPSHYASSLDIMLEAPIGSARFNNEFGRPALTGTFRTLLTNEAGSDAPEYRGYHKPIMIAGGIGSVRPQHALKEESHVEEGAHVIVLGGPAMLIGLGGGAASSNTGSDATADLDFDSVQRGNPEMERRAQMVINTCVALGPESPIAFIHDVGAGGLSNALPELVKDAGFGGKFELRQVESADNSMSPLQIWCNEAQERYVLLVNKDGLNRFTSICRRERCGFSVVGTAITKDESGVSKLVLTDREPTIQPPVDPINLPMDVLFPPGRRISKDVQRVEKNLRPFDAVKSLTEHCGSSDIGDLVTKATELVFNLPSVGSKNFLITIGDRTVGGLSVRDQLVGPWQTPVADVAVTLTSFSLDDKKRRGEAMAMGEKPNLALISAAASARMAVVESLMNLGAADIKPGPVNGDLKRVKLSANWMAAVGHPGEGAALYDAVQAIGMELCPQLGVSIPVGKDSLSMKASWKDKDTSESQTVTAPVSLVISAFSLVEDVRSTWTPQLRRVEEVGESVLVFVDLAQGFRAMGGSALAQTLGQIGNESPDVRDVQIIRDFFDALWQLHQEDIVLAYHDRSDGGLLTTVAEMMFAGRCGADISLDNLAESEDKVLDTLFNEELGAIFQIRRGDEIKFKRCFATCGPPHGLIKTIGYVRPTSKQSLLVKYRSKTIVDLERAKIQQWWTSTSYEMQKLRDNPECAQSEFEAIQDNRDPGLHYKLKFDPADVSLPALTSIKSLVYKPRVAILREQGVNGHAEMAFAFRAAGFDAVDVHMSDILDGFSLDGFRGLAACGGFSYGDVLGAGNGWAQSILMHDGARKTFEAFFQRPDTFSLGVCNGCQMLTRLKELIPGAEHWPTFVENASTQFEGRFSMVTIEDKSENSVFFSGMSGSSFPIVVSHGEGRAAFSSANDLQSVNDSGLIPFRYVDNYGSVTERYPFNPNGSPQGIAGVQSRDGRVVAMMPHPERTIMADVGSWKPERQLAEWGQYGPWFQLFLNARKWVA; encoded by the exons ATGCACCACGTCCTGATCGGCGAGTCGTGCTACACGACTTCTGAAGTCCAGAAGCTCGTGCAGCGCATCAATGATCAGAGTCCCGTCAAGGTTGCTAAGCTCACGGGCTCCTGGCAATACTACCTCGACCTCGAGACTGAGGATGCCGCCGTTCTCAGCAGCATTcagaagatcctcgaggccATTGAGCAGCCTGCAGATGCTCCCTCAACCGGCGACAACAAGAATGCCGTCGATATCTACGTCAGCCCCCGGAACGTTTCCCCATGGAGCTCCAAAGCTACAAGCATCGCCCTCGTCTGCGATCTCAAGACCGTTAACCGCATCGAACGAGGTCGAGTCATCCATATCGAATTCGAGGATGGTTTcaagggagaggaggattTGAGTTTCCGGGACATCCTGCATGATCGCATGACAGAATTCTTCAGTCTTTCTCCACCAGCCCTCAATACTATGTTCGCTCATGGTGCTCGAAACcctctcgtcgtcatcgaCATCTTTTCCGATGAGCGCGGTCCCTTGGCCGCTCTCCAGGACCATAACAAACAGGCTGGGCTTGGCCTCGACCAACCTAACATGGAGTACTTGGTTAAACAGTACACTGCTCTTGGTCGATCTCCT AACGACGTTGAGCTATTCATGTTTGCTCAGGTCAACTCTGAGCACTGCCGGCATCATGTCTTTAATGCTTCATGGACAATTGACGGTGTCAGCCAGGAGAACAGCTTGTTCGGCATGATTAAGAACACCCATAAATTAAACCCTGAATATGTCATCAGCGCCTATTCTGATAACGCGGCC GGTAACTACTGGGCTCCAGACTATTCCACCGGAAGCTGGAAGCTCACCCGCGAGGTTGTCCAGCCTCTCATCAAGGTTGAAACGCATAACCATCCCACTGCCATCTCCCCCTTTCCCGGTGCCGCAACTGGAAGTGGTGGTGAGATTCGAGATGAGGGTGCTGTTGGACGTGGCTCTTCTCCCAAAGCTGGTCTTGCCGGTTTCTGGGTTTCTGATCTCTTGATTCCCGGCAACAAGAGGCCATGGGAGCTTGATATTGGACGTCCCTCTCACTACGCCTccagtcttgacatcatGCTGGAGGCCCCAATTGGCTCTGCTCGCTTCAATAACGAGTTTGGTCGTCCGGCCCTGACCGGTACTTTCCGTACTCTTCTCACCAACGAGGCCGGGTCCGATGCTCCAGAGTACAGAGGATACCACAAGCCAATCATGATTGCTGGTGGTATCGGTAGCGTTCGACCCCAACATGCTCTCAAGGAAGAgagccatgttgaagagggggCCCATGTTATTGTCCTGGGTGGCCCTGCTATGCTGATTgggcttggtggtggtgctgccTCGTCCAACACTGGTAGCGATGCGACAGCGGATCTTGACTTCGACAGTGTTCAGCGTGGAAACCCCGAAATGGAGCGACGAGCCCAGATGGTCATCAACACTTGCGTTGCCCTTGGACCAGAAAGTCCAATTGCGTTTATCCAcgatgttggtgctggcggtCTCTCAAACGCTCTTCCTGAGCTTGTGAAGGACGCTGGGTTTGGAGGCAAGTTCGAACTTCGACAGGTTGAGAGCGCGGATAACTCTATGTCTCCTCTTCAGATCTGGTGTAACGAGGCTCAGGAACGATatgttcttctcgtcaacaaggaTGGTCTCAACCGCTTCACTAGCATCTGCCGACGAGAGCGATGTGGCTTCTCTGTTGTGGGAACTGCCATTACCAAGGATGAGAGTGGTGTTTCAAAGCTTGTTCTCACTGATCGTGAGCCTACTATTCAGCCTCCCGTTGATCCCATTAACCTTCCCATGGATGTTCTCTTCCCTCCTGGACGACGAATCTCCAAAGACGTTCAACGTGTTGAGAAGAACCTTCGTCCCTTTGACGCTGTCAAGAGTCTCACCGAGCACTGCGGCAGCTCTGACATTGGCGATTTGGTCACTAAAGCTACAGAGCTGGTTTTCAACCTTCCTTCTGTTGGGTCAAAGAATTTCCTCATCACTATCGGTGATCGTACTGTTGGCGGTCTATCTGTTCGAGACCAGCTTGTTGGTCCTTGGCAGACTCCGGTTGCAGACGTCGCCGTCACCCTTACTAGCTTCAgtcttgatgacaagaagcgACGTGGTgaggccatggccatgggCGAGAAGCCTAACCTCGCTCTCATCTCGGCAGCCGCATCTGCCCGTATGGCGGTTGTTGAGAGTTTGATGAACCTTGGTGCTGCTGACATCAAGCCTGGTCCCGTCAACGGTGATCTCAAGCGCgttaagctctcagccaaCTGGATGGCCGCTGTTGGTCACCCTGGTGAAGGTGCTGCTCTTTACGATGCTGTCCAGGCTATCGGCATGGAGCTCTGCCCTCAACTTGGTGTTTCAATTCCTGTCGGAAAGGACTCTCTGTCTATGAAGGCCTCCtggaaggacaaggacacTTCTGAGTCCCAGACTGTCACTGCTCCTGTCTCACTGGTTATCTCAGCCTTCAGCTTGGTCGAAGATGTCCGCAGCACTTGGACGCCCCAGCTTCGCCgtgttgaggaggttggaGAGTCTGTCCTGGTCTTCGTTGACCTTGCTCAGGGCTTCCGTGCCATGGGTGGCTCCGCTCTTGCTCAGACACTCGGTCAGATTGGTAACGAATCTCCTGATGTTCGCGATGTCCAGATCATCCGTGACTTCTTTGATGCTTTGTGGCAGCTTCATCAGGAGGACATTGTCCTTGCATACCACGATCGTTCTGATGGTGGTCTGCTCACAACtgttgctgagatgatgtttgCTGGCCGTTGTGGCGCTGATATTTctcttgacaaccttgctGAGTCTGAGGACAAGGTGCTCGATACCCTCTTCAATGAAGAGCTGGGAGCTATCTTCCAGATCCGCCGAGGTGACgagatcaagttcaagaggTGCTTCGCAACATGTGGTCCTCCCCATGGTCTTATCAAGACTATCGGCTATGTTCGCCCTACTAGCAAGCAGTCTCTCCTTGTCAAGTACAGATCAAAGACCATCGTCGACCTGGAGCGTGCCAAGATCCAACAGTGGTGGACCAGCACTTCTTACGAGATGCAGAAGCTCCGAGACAACCCCGAGTGCGCTCAGTCAGAGTTTGAGGCTATTCAAGATAACAGGGATCCTGGCCTACActacaagctcaagtttGATCCCGCTGATGTCAGCCTTCCAGCTCTcacaagcatcaagagcctGGTGTACAAGCCCAGAG TTGCCATTCTTCGAGAGCAAGGTGTCAACGGTCACGCTGAGATGGCTTTTGCCTTCCGAGCTGCTGGCTTTGACGCTGTTGATGTCCACATGTCTGATATCCTTGACGGCTTCTCTCTAGACGGATTCCGAGGCCTTGCTGCCTGTGGTGGTTTCTCGTATGG TGACGTTCTCGGCGCTGGTAACGGCTGGGCCCAGTCCATCCTGATGCATGACGGTGCTCGCAAGACGTTTGAGGCTTTCTTCCAGCGTCCTGATACCTTCTCACTAGGTGTCTGCAACGGTTGTCAGATGCTGACTCGAC TTAAGGAGTTGATCCCCGGAGCCGAGCACTGGCCAACATTCG TTGAAAACGCCAGCACCCAGTTCGAGGGCCGATTCTCTATGGTGACCATCGAAGACAAGTCCGAGAACTCGGTCTTCTTCAGTGGCATGAGCGGATCCTCGTTCCCCATCGTCGTTTCTCATGGTGAAGGCCGAGCAGCTTTCTCCTCTGCCAACGACTTGCAGTCCGTGAACGACTCAGGTCTTATTCCCTTCCGCTATGTCGACAACTACGGCTCCGTTACAGAGAGATACCCCTTCAACCCCAACGGTAGCCCTCAGGGTATCGCAGGTGTGCAGAGCAGGGACGGCCGTGTCGTCGCCATGATGCCTCACCCCGAGCGTACCATTATGGCCGACGTTGGCTCATGGAAGCCTGAGCGCCAGCTGGCTGAGTGGGGACAATATGGTCCTTGGTTCCAACTCTTCTTGAACGCCCGTAAATGGGTTGCttaa
- a CDS encoding hypothetical protein (At least one base has a quality score < 10) has translation MTDSPPTEPRARSSSPASKDKDDRKGRDDTYRENDERRQRRDRSRSRDRNNNRDRRDSPPRRPRDRSRSPARRPRGSGGFKWKGERRDSDRNRDFRRRSPQRHRDRDYGRDRNYRRDDRDGGRDRQRDGDRDQRRERKEKKEEKPKAPVAQAGEEMIIVNVNDRLGTKAAVPCLESDTVGQLKMMVAARIGRDPGQIILKRQSERPFKDHITLGDYGISNGVQLDLEIDTRD, from the coding sequence ATGACAGACTCACCACCAACGGAGCCCCGAGCTCGCTCGAGCTCACCTGcttccaaggacaaggacgaCCGCAAAGGCCGCGATGATACATACAGAGAGAATGACGAACGTCGCCAGCGCAGAGACCGTAGTAGGTCGCGCGATCGCAACAACAACCGCGACCGCAGAGATTCGCCCCCACGCAGACCCCGAGATCGATCGCGGTCACCAGCGCGAAGACCCAGAGGATCAGGCGGCTTCAAGTGGAAGGGAGAGCGCCGAGACAGCGACAGAAACCGTGACTTCCGCAGGCGGTCACCGCAGCGACATCGAGATCGCGACTATGGCAGGGACCGGAACTACCGTCGAGATGACCGTGATGGAGGACGGGACAGACAGCGAGATGGCGATAGGGATcagagaagggagaggaaggaaaagaaggaagagaagcccaaagctCCTGTGGCCCAGGCAGGCGAGGAGatgatcatcgtcaacgtcaacgatCGACTTGGTACGAAAGCTGCTGTACCCTGCTTGGAGTCTGATACCGTGGgtcagctgaagatgatggtcgCCGCCCGAATCGGTCGTGACCCTGGCCAGATCATCTTGAAGCGACAGAGTGAGAGGCCATTCAAAGACCACATCACCCTGGGTGATTATGGCATCTCGAATGGTGTGCAACTGGATCTGGAGATTGATACCCGGGACTAA